In Apium graveolens cultivar Ventura chromosome 10, ASM990537v1, whole genome shotgun sequence, the following are encoded in one genomic region:
- the LOC141689242 gene encoding delta(12) fatty acid desaturase FAD2-like, with protein sequence MGAGGRMAAPNGKKTETEALRRAPHEKPPFTIGDLKKVIPAHCFEKSLVTSFRYLIQDLLMAYALYYVATTYIDQYLPHPLNYLGWAVYIAVQGCVLTGAWVVGHECDHDAFSNYGWINDLVGLIVHSSLLVPYFSWKISHRRHHANTQSLENDEVYVPRFKSNIRNYYKIFNNPPGRVLVWVTTLLIGFPLYLMFNVSGHKYERWTSHYDPHSPLYSERERKEIIISDVAILAVIYGLYRLVLLKGFAWVFCVYGGPLLVVNGWFTLITILNHTHPSVPYYDSTEWDWLRGALCTVDRDYGILNKVFHNVCNAHVCHHIFSMIPHYHGLEATEAMKPMLGDYYQYDGTPILKAMYREMKECIYVEKDEGETKGVYWYKKEM encoded by the coding sequence ATGGGTGCAGGTGGGAGAATGGCAGCTCCTAATGGCAAGAAGACCGAAACAGAAGCCCTTCGACGCGCTCCTCATGAGAAACCTCCATTCACCATAGGTGATCTTAAGAAAGTCATTCCTGCTCATTGCTTTGAAAAATCTCTTGTTACATCTTTTCGGTACCTCATTCAAGATCTTCTCATGGCCTATGCTTTATACTATGTTGCCACTACTTATATAGACCAATATCTTCCACACCCTCTTAATTACTTGGGTTGGGCAGTCTACATTGCTGTCCAAGGTTGTGTTCTAACCGGTGCTTGGGTCGTAGGCCACGAATGTGATCATGATGCCTTTAGCAATTATGGCTGGATCAATGACCTTGTTGGCCTTATTGTCCATTCTTCTCTCTTGGTTCCTTATTTCTCGTGGAAAATTAGCCACCGTCGTCATCATGCCAACACTCAATCCCTTGAGAATGATGAGGTTTATGTCCCGAGATTCAAGTCCAACATCCGAAACTACTACAAAATATTCAATAATCCACCCGGACGTGTCCTTGTATGGGTCACAACACTCCTCATAGGTTTCCCTTTGTACCTGATGTTCAATGTTTCAGGACACAAGTATGAGAGGTGGACTTCACATTATGATCCCCATAGCCCTCTTTACTCTGAACGCGAACGCAAAGAGATCATCATTTCTGATGTTGCCATTCTTGCTGTCATCTATGGCCTATATCGTCTCGTGTTACTCAAAGGCTTTGCATGGGTCTTCTGTGTTTATGGAGGTCCACTGCTAGTTGTGAACGGATGGTTCACATTGATCACAATTCTTAACCATACTCATCCTTCGGTGCCTTACTACGATTCGACCGAATGGGATTGGTTGAGGGGAGCTCTTTGCACCGTCGACAGAGACTATGGAATTTTGAACAAAGTGTTCCATAATGTGTGCAATGCTCATGTCTGTCACCATATTTTCTCCATGATCCCACATTACCACGGACTCGAAGCGACGGAGGCCATGAAGCCTATGCTGGGAGACTACTATCAGTATGATGGAACTCCAATTCTCAAGGCCATGTATAGAGAAATGAAAGAGTGTATTTATGTTGAGAAAGATGAAGGTGAGACCAAGGGAGTGTATTGGTACAAAAAAGAGATGTGA